A window of the Equus asinus isolate D_3611 breed Donkey chromosome 20, EquAss-T2T_v2, whole genome shotgun sequence genome harbors these coding sequences:
- the LOC106843919 gene encoding olfactory receptor 5P1 has protein sequence MYLFLSHLAFVDIGYSTSVTPLMLVGFLGHEMALPVTICEAQLYSVVTFGTAECFLLAAMAYDRYVAICSPLFYSTHMSPRICILFVGTSYLGGCVNAWTFTSCLLRLSFCGPNQIDHFFCDFSPLLKLACSDISIIQIIPSISSGSIIVVTVFVIALTYVCILITILKMRSTEGRHKAFSTCTSHLSAVALYYGTITFIYVMPKSSYSIDQNKVVSLFYTVVIPMLNPLIYSLRNRDVKEALRKTIVRIYS, from the coding sequence ATGTACCTCTTCCTCAGCCATTTGGCTTTTGTGGACATCGGCTATTCCACATCAGTCACACCTCTAATGCTTGTAGGATTCCTTGGACATGAAATGGCCCTCCCAGTCACTATCTGTGAAGCTCAGCTCTATTCTGTGGTCACATTTGGGACAGCTGAGTGCTTCCTGCTGgctgccatggcctatgaccgctatgtggccatctgctcTCCCCTGTTCTACTCCACCCACATGTCTCCGAGAATCTGCATTCTCTTTGTGGGGACTTCCTATCTGGGTGGGTGTGTGAATGCTTGGACATTTACTAGCTGTCTATTGCGTCTGTCTTTCTGTGGACCAAATCAAATAGatcattttttctgtgatttctcCCCTTTGTTGAAACTTGCCTGCTCGGATATCTCCATTATTCAAATTAtcccttctatttcttctggCTCCATCATCGTGGTTACTGTGTTTGTCATAGCTCTCACTTACGTCtgcatcctcatcaccatcctgAAGATGCGTTCCACTGAAGGACGACacaaggccttctccacctgcaCGTCCCACCTCTCTGCAGTTGCTCTCTACTATGGAACTATTACCTTCATTTATGTCATGCCCAAGTCCAGCTACTCAATTGACCAGAACAAGGTGGTGTCTCTGTTCTACACAGTGGTGATCCCCATGTtgaaccccctcatctacagtctgaggaacagagatGTAAAGGAGGCTCTGAGAAAGACAATTGTCAGAATATATTCTTAG